One window from the genome of Musa acuminata AAA Group cultivar baxijiao chromosome BXJ1-4, Cavendish_Baxijiao_AAA, whole genome shotgun sequence encodes:
- the LOC135666943 gene encoding kinesin-like protein KIN-7F, translated as MGAVGAEELVRWEKMEEAAEAASAPAGGGGKVEKIFVSVRLRPLSEKEVAANDSCDWECINDTTIIFRNSLPERSMIPTAYTFDRVFRSDCTTKQVYEEGAKEIALSVVSGINSTIFAYGQTSSGKTYTMTGITEYTAADIYEYIHKHEERAFVLKFSAIEIYNEAVKDLLSTDSGHLRLLDDPEKGTVIEKLTEETLRDWNHLKALISVCEAQRKIGETSLNETSSRSHQILRLTIESSAQEFLGKDNSSTLVASVNFVDLAGSERASQALSAGARLKEGCHINRSLLTLGTVIRKLSKGRNGHVPYRDSKLTRILQPSLGGNARTAIICTMSPAISHIEQSKNTLLFASCAKEVVTSAQVNVVMSDKALVKHLQKELARLESELRYPGISPSVEALLREKDAQIKKMENEIQELIQQRDVAQLRVDGLLQVVGKDHSSRQWESSQTSSLNVPYACEDLLSMTERSDIADCSLDSSSTKFLTSRSQHYLQTQKPGTPSPRHSITKFEFIGLSGNQGEEEIDKSLDGDFEEICKEVRCIEMNEACRSEDSNSLLTEGSNSLEQPATISSERIHGHHIPERQMDLGSLGADPVTLEQHLQNVRKTLVNFVKAYPDASSPWSSWQDPSFRALPFSRSRSCRSILVSSSPWLQEDSTPPNLSLREFPGRPEGFQKKLFALNHGSEIRKLSVRGSQNSEDDTSFSGEKQLNPDVDPEIETTRLDDYREPNKMTQVHRKKQLIIDQETELNVVEDFGAESTVKDVGLESTMDSLQSPSRWPQEFEKKQQEIIELWHDCNVSLVHRTYFYMLFKGDPTDSIYMEVELRRLSFLRSNLFQGNVHKAAALDQRTTSSQSLKLLRRERDMLCRQMQKSLSAAERESLYIKWGISLDSKQRRLQLVRHLWSKTKDLEHVRESASVISRVIGLAEQGQALKEMFGLTFSPQESNRRTYSWKHGLSSRK; from the exons ATGGGGGCGGTTGGCGCGGAGGAGCTGGTGCGGTGGGAGAAGATGGAGGAGGCAGCGGAGGCGGCATCGGCACCAGCCGGCGGGGGTGGGAAGGTGGAGAAGATATTTGTTTCGGTGCGTTTGAGGCCTTTGAGCGAGAAGGAGGTGGCAGCAAACGATTCCTGTGATTGGGAGTGCATCAATGACACCACCATCATTTTCAGGAACAGTCTTCCAGAGCGATCCATGATTCCTACTGCCTATACGTTTG ACAGGGTATTTCGAAGTGATTGcaccacaaagcaagtatacgagGAAGGGGCTAAGGAAATTGCTCTTTCTGTAGTTAGTGGTATTAACT cTACCATTTTTGCTTATGGGCAAACAAGCAGTGGTAAAACATACACAATGACTGGTATAACTGAGTATACTGCAGCAGATATATATGAATACATTCATAAG CATGAAGAGAGAGCATTTGTGCTGAAGTTCTCAGCAATTGAGATATACAATGAAGCCGTAAAAGATCTGCTCAGCACGGATTCGGGTCATCTTAGGCTTTTAGATGATCCAGAG AAAGGAACGGTGATTGAGAAACTTACGGAGGAAACATTAAGGGATTGGAACCACCTTAAGGCACTCATTTCTGTGTGTGAAG CTCAGAGAAAGATAGGGGAGACTTCTCTAAATGAAACAAGCTCGAGATCTCATCAAATACTTCGATTG ACTATTGAGAGTTCTGCTCAGGAATTTCTGGGAAAGGACAACTCAAGCACACTTGTGGCTAGTGTG AATTTTGTTGATCTGGCAGGGAGTGAACGTGCATCTCAAGCATTATCAGCTGGTGCTAGGCTGAAAGAGGGATGCCACATAAATCGAAGCTTACTAACCCTTGGAACTGTTATTCGCAAGCTGAG CAAGGGAAGAAATGGGCATGTACCATATCGGGATTCAAAGCTCACGCGAATATTGCAGCCATCCTTAGGGGGTAACGCAAGAACTGCCATTATTTGCACAATGAGTCCTGCAATAAGCCATATCGAGCAATCTAAAAATACACTTCTTTTTGCAAGCTGTGCAAAAGAAGTAGTTACTAGTGCACAGGTCAATGTAGTTATGTCTGATAAGGCATTGGTTAAGCATTTGCAAAAGGAACTTGCCAGATTGGAGAGCGAATTGAGATATCCAGGAATATCTCCAAGCGTTGAAGCATTGTTGAGGGAGAAGGATGCTCAAATTAAAAAG ATGGAGAATGAGATACAGGAGTTGATCCAGCAGCGTGATGTAGCTCAGTTACGAGTGGATGGTTTGCTGCaagttgttggcaaggatcattctTCAAGACAATGG GAGTCAAGCCAAACCTCATCACTTAATGTACCTTATGCATGTGAGGATTTGCTTTCAATGACCGAGCGTTCAGATATTGCTGATTGTAGTCTTGATTCTTCTTCCACAAAATTTTTAACGTCAAGAAGTCAACACTACCTGCAAACACAAAAACCAGGCACTCCATCACCAAGGCACTCAATAACAAAATTTGAGTTCATTGGGTTAAGTGGAAATCAAGGTGAAGAAGAGATTGATAAAAGCCTCGATGGAGATTTTGAGGAAATCTGCAAGGAAGTTCGCTGTATTGAGATGAATGAGGCATGTAGAAGTGAAGATTCAAATTCCTTGCTAACTGAAGGAAGCAATAGTCTTGAACAGCCTGCCACAATTTCCTCTGAACGAATACACGGACATCATATACCTGAAAGACAGATGGATTTGGGATCACTCGGTGCTGATCCTGtcacattggagcaacatcttcaGAATGTTAGGAAGACACTAGTCAATTTTGTTAAGGCTTATCCAGATGCTTCATCTCCATGGTCCTCATGGCAAGATCCAAGTTTTAGAGCCTTGCCATTCAGTAGAAGTAGAAGCTGTAGGTCAATTTTGGTGAGCTCTTCGCCTTGGCTCCAAGAAGATAGTACGCCACCTAATCTATCTCTACGAGAGTTCCCAGGAAGGCCTGAAGGATTTCAAAAGAAACTATTTGCCTTAAATCATGGTTCTGAGATCAGAAAACTTTCAGTGAGAGGATCTCAAAATTCTGAAGATGACACCTCCTTTAGTGGAGAGAAACAATTGAATCCAGATGTTGATCCTGAAATTGAAACAACTAGATTGGATGATTACAGAGAGCCGAATAAGATGACTCAAGTCCATCGTAAGAAACAGTTGATCATTGATCAG GAGACTGAATTGAATGTGGTTGAAGACTTTGGAGCTGAGAGTACTGTCAAGGATGTTGGTCTGGAATCAACAATGGATTCTCTGCAGTCTCCTTCCAGATGGCCTCAGGAATTTGAGAAGAAGCAACAAGAGATTATTGAGCTTTGGCATGACTGTAATGTTTCCCTAGTCCATAGGACTTACTTTTACATGCTTTTCAAAGGTGATCCAACAGACTCTATTTACATGGAAGTGGAACTTAGGAGGCTATCCTTTTTAAGGAGCAATTTATTTCAGGGAAATGTTCACAAAGCTGCAGCACTTGATCAGAGAACAACTTCCTCACAAAG TTTGAAACTGCTTCGGCGTGAAAGAGACATGCTTTGCAGGCAGATGCAGAAGAGTTTGTCTGCGGCAGAAAGAGAGAGTCTCTATATCAAGTGGGGAATTTCATTAGACTCGAAACAGAGAAGACTGCAGCTTGTTCGGCACCTTTGGTCCAAGACCAAGGATCTAGAACATGTAAGAGAGAGTGCATCTGTTATCTCAAGAGTGATTGGACTTGCAGAACAAGGGCAGGCTCTCAAGGAGATGTTTGGGCTTACCTTCTCACCTCAAGAATCGAACCGAAGAACCTACAGCTGGAAACATGGATTGTCATCTCGTAAGTAA